The stretch of DNA CCGGGCAGTTCGGGCCGATCAGCCGCCCGCTCCAGCCGCGCAGCGCCGCGCGCACGCGCAGCATGTCGCGCACCGGCACGCCTTCGGTGATGGCGCAGACCAGCGAGATACCGGCGTCCGCCGCCTCGAGAATGGCGTCGGCGGCGCCCGGGGCGGGCACGAACACGACCGAGGCGTTCGCGCCCGTCTCCTTCACCGCCTCGCGCACCGTGTCGAACACCGGCAGGCCGCCGGCCTCGCTGCCGCCGCGGCCGGGAGTCACTCCGCCCACGACCTTCGTGCCGAACTCGAGCGAGAGAGCCGCGTGGAGCTGGCCGGTCTTGCCCATGCCCTGGACCAGGACCTTCGTGTCGGAAGTCACCAGGATGCTCATGCCGCCACCGCGCGGACGATCTTCTCGCCCGCGTCCTTCATGCCGTCGGCCGGAGTGATTCCCAAGCCCGAGCCGGCCAGCATCTGCCGGCCCTTCTCGGCGTTCGTGCCATCGAGCCGCACGACCAGCGGCACCTTCACGCCCACCGACTTGGCGGCGGAGATGATGCCTTCCGCGACCCGGTCGCAGAGCACGATCCCGCCGAAGATGTTCACCAGGATCCCCTTCACGTTCTTGTCCGCGAGGATCAGGCGGAAGGCGTGCGCCACGCGCTCGGCGTCGGCGCCTCCGCCCAGGTCGAGGAAGTTCGCGGGCTTGCCGCCGGCGTACTGGATGATGTCCATGGTGGCCATGGCCAGGCCCGCGCCGTTGACCATGCAGCCGATGTTGCCGTCGAGCGAGACCCAGTTCAGGTCGTATTTCGCGGCCTCGGCCTCGCGCGGATCCTCCTCGTCGGGGTCGCGCAGCGCGGCCAGGTCCTTGTGCCGGTAGAGGGCGTTGTCGTCGAAGTTGAGCTTGCAGTCGAGCGGGATCACCGAGTCACCCGAGATCACGAGCGGGTTCACCTCGGCCAGCGACACGTCCTTCTCCATGAACAGCCGGTACAGGTTGCGCACGAGTGACACGAACGAGTCGTTGCGCTTGCCGGTGAGTCCCAGCCGCTTGCCGAGCTGGCGCGACTGGAAGTCGCACACGCCGACCAGCGGGTCGACCTGCACGGAGAGGATCTTCTCGGGCGTGGCGTGCGCGACCTCCTCGATGTCCATGCCGCCGGCGGTCGAGCCCAGGATGGCCACGTTCTGCGTGGCGCGGTCGACCAGGAGCGCGAGATACAGCTCGCCCTCGATCTTCGAGCCCGCCTCCACGTACAGCCGGCGCACGACCTTGCCCTCGGCGCCGGTCTGCTTGGTGACCAGCCGCATGCCGATCATCTCTTCGGCGGTCTGGCGCGCCTGCTCGGGCGTCTTCACCACCTTGATGCCGCCGGCCTTGCCGCGGCCGCCGGCGTGGACCTGCGCCTTCACCACCACCACGCCGCCGATGTCGCGCGCGGCCTGCTCGGCCTCGGCCGCGGTCGTGACCAGCCGGCCCGGCGGGACCTCGATCCCGAACTCGCGCAGCAGCGCCTTCGCCTGGTACTCGTGGACGTTCATCGCGCGCCCCTCAGAGCTTCGCCGCGGCGACGAGTGACTTCACGGCCTCGGCGCTCTTGTCGAGCAGCGCCTTCTCGTCGCGGTCGAGCTCGAGCTCGAGCACGCGCTCGACGCCGCCCGAGCCGATCACCACCGGCACGCCGAAGTACATGCCCTTGTGACCGTACTGGCCGTCGAGATACGCGGCGCAGGGCAGGACGCGCTTCTGGTCGAACAGCACCGCCTCGGCCATCTCGATCGAGGCCTCGGCGGGAGACACGAAGGCCGAACCGGTCTTGAGCAGCGCCACGACCTCGCCGCCCGCGTCCTGCGTGCGCTTCGAGATCTTGGCGATCGTGGCGTCGTCCACGAGCTTGCGCAGCGGCACGCCGCCCACGCTGCAGTATCTCGGCAGCGGGACCATGGTGTCGCCGTGGCCGCCCAGCACGACCGCGTGCACGTCGCGCACCGAGACGCCCAGGTGCTGGGCCACGAAGAAGCGGAAGCGCGAGGAGTCGAGCACGCCGGCCTGGCCGAACACGCGCTTGTGCGGGAAGCCCGTGAGCTGCTGCATGGCCAGCACCATCACGTCGAGCGGGTTCGAGACCACGATCACGACCGCGTTGGGCGAGTGCTGCTGGATGCCGGCGGCGACGGTCTTGATGATGCCCAGGTTCACGCTCAACAGGTCGTCGCGGCTCATGCCCGGCTTGCGCGGCACGCCGGCGGTCACGATGTAGAGGTCGGAGCCGGCGGTGTCCTTGTAGTCGTTCGTGCCGGTCACCGAGACGTCGCTGCCCCAGCCCGAGAGCGCGTGGCAGATGTCGAGCGCCTTGCCCTGCGGCACGCCCTCGACCACGTCGAACAGCACCACGTCGGCGATGCGGCGCTGCGCGATCAGGGCGGCCTGCACGCCGCCGATCTGACCCGCGCCGATCAGCGAGATCTTCGGTCGCTTCACGGAGTCACTCCATGTTCTCGATGATGGCGTCGCCGAACTCCGAGCACCGGAGCAGCGTGGCGCCTTCCATCAGGCGGTGGAAATCGTAAGTCACGCGCTTCTGCGCGATCGCGCGCGAGATGCCGCGGTCGATCATGCGCGCGGCCTCGCCCCAGCCCAGGTGGTCGAGCATCATCACGCCCGACAGGATGACCGAGCTCGGGTTCACCTTGTCCTGGTCGGCGTACTTGGGCGCGGTGCCGTGCGTGGCCTCGAAGATGCCGTGGCCGGTCTTGTAGTTGATGTTCGCGCCCGGCGCGATGCCGATGCCGCCGACCTGCGCGGCCAGCGCGTCGCTGAGATAGTCGCCGTTCAGGTTCATGGTCGCGATCACGTCGAACTCGTCGGGGCGAGTGAGCACCTGCTGCAGCGTGATGTCGGCGATCGAGTCCTTGACCAGGACCTGGCCGTCGGGCGGCTTGCCGCCGCAGTCGTCCCAGCCGATCGCGCGCCCCTGGTACTCCTTCTTGACCAGCTTGTAGCCCCAGTCGCGGAACGCGCCCTCGGTGTACTTCATGATGTTGCCCTTGTGCACCAGAGTCACCGACTTGCGCTTGTGCTCGATGGCGTAGTCGAGCGCCGCGCGCACGAGTCTCTCGGTGCCCTGGCGACTCACGGGCTTGATGCCGATGCCGGAGGTCGCGGGGAAGCGGATCGTCTTCACCTTCATCTGCTTCTGCAGGAACGCGATGACTTTCTTGGCCTCGGGCGAGCCGGCCTTCCACTCGATGCCCGCGTAGATGTCCTCGGTGTTCTCGCGGAAGATCACCATGTCGACCAGCTGCGGCTGGCGCACGGGGCTGGGCACGCCCTCGTACCAGCGCACCGGGCGCAGACACACGTACAGATCGAGGATCTGGCGCAGCGCGACGTTCAGGCTGCGGATGCCGCCGCCGATCGGCGTGGTCAGCGGCCCCTTGATGCCCACGAGACACTTGCGGAACGTGTCGACCGTCTCGTCGGGCAGCCAGTTCTTGGTGGCCTTGAAGGCCTTCTCACCGGCCAGCACCTCGTACCAGGCGATCTTGCGCTTGCCGTGAAACGCCTTCGCGACCGCGGCGTCGAACACGCGCACCGACGCCTTCCAGATGTCGCGCCCGGTGCCATCACCTTCCACGTAGGCGATGGTCGGGTTGTCGGGGACCTCGAGCGTGCCGTCGCGACGCTTGCGAATGAGTGAGCCGGTCATGCGCACGAGCGCGGCATCGGCCATCAGGGGGTTCCTCCTCGGCGCGGCGCAGTATAGGGGCTAGCTCTTCGCGCTCGCAATGCGAGCGGCGGCTTGCTCGAACGCGCGCTGCAGCTGGACGAAATTCCGCGCGACGGGCAGCTGGGGGAACTCGGCGGCCACGTGGTCGGGCGGACGGAACAGGATGCCGGCGTCGGCCGCGAGCAGCATGCTCGTGTCGTTGTAGCTGTCACCGGCGGCGATCACGCGAAAGCGCAGGTCGTGCAGGCGCTCGACCGACGCGCGCTTCTGGTCCGGCAGACGCAGCCGGTAGCTCGCGATGCGGCCCGACGGCTCGATCTCGAGGTCGTGCGCGAACAGAGTCGGCCAGCCGAGCTTGCGCATGAGCGGCCGCGCGAACTGGTAGAAGGTGTCGGACAGGATCAGCACCTGGTAGTGCCCGCGCAGCCAGGTCAGGAACTCGAGCGCGCCCTCCAGCGGCTCGAGGCCCGCGATGACTGCCTCGATCTCGCGGATGCCGAGCTTGTGGCGGTCGAGGATCTCGAGCCGGCCGCGCATCAGCTTGTCGTAGTCGGGCTCGTCGCGCGTGGTGCGGCGCAGCTCGGCGATGCCCGTGCGGTCGGCGACGTTGATCCAGATCTCGGGGACCAGCACGCCCTCCAGGTCGAGACACGCGACGATCACCGCTCCGCTCCCGGGTCGCGGCGCTCGACGTCGCCGGCGCGCATCACGAACACCACGCGCTGCAGCTCGAGGATGTCGACCAGCGGGTTGCGCCGGGTGGCGATCAGGTCGGCGCGCTTGCCCGGCTCGAGTGACCCGATCTCGCTCTCCAGCCCGAGCACGATGGCCGCGCTCTTGGTGGCGGCCTCGATCGCCGCGGCGGGAGTCATTCCGGCTTCCACCATGTACTGGAACTCACGCGCGTTCTCGCCGTGCGGATACACGCCCGCGTCGGTGCCGAAGGCGATCTTCACCCCGCCGGCGAGCGCGCGCCGCAGGGCGTCCTGGATGTGCGGGCCGACGGCGCGCGCCTTCTCGGCGACCGCGGGCGGGAAGAAGCCCGGCTGCTTGGCGCGCTCGGCCACGGTCTTGCCCGCGATGACCGTGGGCACGTACCAGGCGCCGGTCTTCTTGAACAGCTCGATCGACTCCGCGTCGAGGAACGTGCCGTGCTCGATCGTGTCGACGCCCGCGCGCAGCGCTGCGTTCACGCCCTTTGCGCCGTGCGCGTGCGCGGCGACCTTGCGCCCCAGCATGTGCGCCGTGCTCACGATCTCCTGCAGCTCGTCGTCCTTGAACTGCTGGTCGGTGCCGGAGGCCACGGTGTCGAGCACGCCGCCGGTCGCGTGCACCTTGATCCAGTCGGCGCCGAGCTTCACCTGCGCGCGCACCGCCGCGCGCGCGGCGTAGGGCCCGTCGGCCACTCCCTGATAGGGACCGGGCGCGTCGAACAGGTCCTCGCGGTAGCCGCTCGTGCGGTCGCCGTGCCCGCCGGTGATGGTGAGCGGGTTGCCCGCCACGAACATGCGCGGGCCGGGCACGAAGCCGTTCGCGATCGCGTCGCGCAGCGCGAACACTGCCGAGCTGCCGCCCAGGTCACGCACCGTGGTGAAGCCCGCGTCGAGCGTGCGCTTGGCGTACATGGCGGCGCGCAGGGCGACCTCGGCCTCGTCCTCGGTGACTCGCCGCAGCCGAACGTCGGAGGTGTATTCGGCGGTGAGATGCACGTGCAGGTCGACCAGGCCCGGCAGACAGAACTTGTCGCGCAGGTCGATCACTTCCGACGCGCCGCTCTTGCCCGACATGACCTGTTCGACCGGAGTGAAGCCGCTCAGCACGTCGCGGATCTGTCCGTCGTGCACGACCAGCGTGGTCTCGCCGCGCGGCGCCTGGCCGGGCACGGCCAGCGCGGAGCCGCACTGCACCAGCGTCCACTTCTCGGGCGGCGGCGAGGCCGCGTGCGCCACGGCGGCCAGCGCCACGAACAGAGTCAGCCACCGCTTCATGCGCCCCTTCAGATCTGGCGGCCGAGCGCTTGCCAGTAGCGGTCGCGGATCGCGCGGCGCTGCACCTTGCCGGCCTCGCTGCGCGGCAGGTTCGGGTCGAAGTCGATCGAGCGCGGACACTTGTAGTGCGCCAGCCGTGCGCGGCAGTGCTCGAGCAGCTCGCGCGCCAGCGAGTCACTCGGGTCCCAGCCTTCCGCGGTCTGCACCACCGCCTTCACCTCTTCGCCGAACTCCTCGTTGGGCACGCCCACGGCCGCCGCGTCGCGCACCGCGGGGTGCATGAGCAGCACCGCGTCGATCTCGGCCGGGTAGATGTTCACGCCGCCCGAGAT from Myxococcota bacterium encodes:
- the mdh gene encoding malate dehydrogenase, with the protein product MKRPKISLIGAGQIGGVQAALIAQRRIADVVLFDVVEGVPQGKALDICHALSGWGSDVSVTGTNDYKDTAGSDLYIVTAGVPRKPGMSRDDLLSVNLGIIKTVAAGIQQHSPNAVVIVVSNPLDVMVLAMQQLTGFPHKRVFGQAGVLDSSRFRFFVAQHLGVSVRDVHAVVLGGHGDTMVPLPRYCSVGGVPLRKLVDDATIAKISKRTQDAGGEVVALLKTGSAFVSPAEASIEMAEAVLFDQKRVLPCAAYLDGQYGHKGMYFGVPVVIGSGGVERVLELELDRDEKALLDKSAEAVKSLVAAAKL
- a CDS encoding amidohydrolase family protein, with translation MKRWLTLFVALAAVAHAASPPPEKWTLVQCGSALAVPGQAPRGETTLVVHDGQIRDVLSGFTPVEQVMSGKSGASEVIDLRDKFCLPGLVDLHVHLTAEYTSDVRLRRVTEDEAEVALRAAMYAKRTLDAGFTTVRDLGGSSAVFALRDAIANGFVPGPRMFVAGNPLTITGGHGDRTSGYREDLFDAPGPYQGVADGPYAARAAVRAQVKLGADWIKVHATGGVLDTVASGTDQQFKDDELQEIVSTAHMLGRKVAAHAHGAKGVNAALRAGVDTIEHGTFLDAESIELFKKTGAWYVPTVIAGKTVAERAKQPGFFPPAVAEKARAVGPHIQDALRRALAGGVKIAFGTDAGVYPHGENAREFQYMVEAGMTPAAAIEAATKSAAIVLGLESEIGSLEPGKRADLIATRRNPLVDILELQRVVFVMRAGDVERRDPGAER
- the sucC gene encoding ADP-forming succinate--CoA ligase subunit beta; the encoded protein is MNVHEYQAKALLREFGIEVPPGRLVTTAAEAEQAARDIGGVVVVKAQVHAGGRGKAGGIKVVKTPEQARQTAEEMIGMRLVTKQTGAEGKVVRRLYVEAGSKIEGELYLALLVDRATQNVAILGSTAGGMDIEEVAHATPEKILSVQVDPLVGVCDFQSRQLGKRLGLTGKRNDSFVSLVRNLYRLFMEKDVSLAEVNPLVISGDSVIPLDCKLNFDDNALYRHKDLAALRDPDEEDPREAEAAKYDLNWVSLDGNIGCMVNGAGLAMATMDIIQYAGGKPANFLDLGGGADAERVAHAFRLILADKNVKGILVNIFGGIVLCDRVAEGIISAAKSVGVKVPLVVRLDGTNAEKGRQMLAGSGLGITPADGMKDAGEKIVRAVAA
- the icd gene encoding NADP-dependent isocitrate dehydrogenase; the protein is MADAALVRMTGSLIRKRRDGTLEVPDNPTIAYVEGDGTGRDIWKASVRVFDAAVAKAFHGKRKIAWYEVLAGEKAFKATKNWLPDETVDTFRKCLVGIKGPLTTPIGGGIRSLNVALRQILDLYVCLRPVRWYEGVPSPVRQPQLVDMVIFRENTEDIYAGIEWKAGSPEAKKVIAFLQKQMKVKTIRFPATSGIGIKPVSRQGTERLVRAALDYAIEHKRKSVTLVHKGNIMKYTEGAFRDWGYKLVKKEYQGRAIGWDDCGGKPPDGQVLVKDSIADITLQQVLTRPDEFDVIATMNLNGDYLSDALAAQVGGIGIAPGANINYKTGHGIFEATHGTAPKYADQDKVNPSSVILSGVMMLDHLGWGEAARMIDRGISRAIAQKRVTYDFHRLMEGATLLRCSEFGDAIIENME
- the thrH gene encoding bifunctional phosphoserine phosphatase/homoserine phosphotransferase ThrH, which codes for MIVACLDLEGVLVPEIWINVADRTGIAELRRTTRDEPDYDKLMRGRLEILDRHKLGIREIEAVIAGLEPLEGALEFLTWLRGHYQVLILSDTFYQFARPLMRKLGWPTLFAHDLEIEPSGRIASYRLRLPDQKRASVERLHDLRFRVIAAGDSYNDTSMLLAADAGILFRPPDHVAAEFPQLPVARNFVQLQRAFEQAAARIASAKS